A DNA window from Tenuifilaceae bacterium CYCD contains the following coding sequences:
- a CDS encoding NADH-quinone oxidoreductase subunit F, with protein sequence MTQTKVIVGLGSCGIAAGANKVYNKIKALQEAEKLDFELAKTSCIGMCFREPLVEVIDDNGSMIYGDVDEDKAIEIIQQHVIGLNPIKDYVVKTDLFTTPDSIYFDGQIKIVLRNCGYIDPENIQEYEDRGGYSALKLIAKDKIAPDVVIQTIIDSGLRGRGGGGFPTGMKWRFARASQSAEKYIICNADEGDPGAFMDRSLLEGDPHAVIEGMIIGAYAIGATDGVIYCRAEYPLAIKRLNIALAQAHERGYLGNNIQGIEGFNLDIHIKEGAGAFVCGEETALMASIEGKRGMPTKRPPFPAESGLWRKPSNINNVETFANVSYIVSHGAGSFNKYGTEKSKGTKVFALTGKIKHGGLVEVPMGMSLRDIIFKLGGGIQNDKKFKAVQMGGPSGGCIPEHLIDILVDYDQVNATGAIMGSGGMVVMDETTCMVDVARFFLDFTQKESCGKCTFCRIGTKRMLEILSRITVGEGQEGDIEKLEELALQVRDSSLCGLGQTAPNPVLTTIKYFRHEYEAHIRDKKCPAHSCKKLLTYEIVADKCTGCTVCAVKCPVKAIDGERKKVHHINQDICIKCGDCYSTCRFDAITKS encoded by the coding sequence ATGACACAAACAAAGGTAATTGTTGGACTTGGTAGTTGCGGAATTGCAGCGGGAGCCAACAAGGTTTACAACAAAATAAAAGCCCTTCAGGAAGCCGAAAAACTCGACTTTGAACTTGCTAAAACGAGTTGTATCGGAATGTGCTTCCGCGAACCACTTGTTGAAGTGATTGACGATAATGGATCAATGATTTATGGAGATGTTGATGAGGACAAGGCCATTGAGATTATTCAGCAGCACGTTATTGGACTGAACCCAATTAAGGATTACGTGGTTAAAACCGATTTATTTACCACACCCGACAGTATTTACTTCGATGGTCAAATTAAAATTGTCCTACGGAACTGTGGATATATCGACCCAGAGAACATTCAGGAATACGAAGATAGAGGCGGTTACTCTGCCTTAAAACTAATTGCTAAGGATAAGATTGCACCCGATGTTGTTATCCAAACCATTATCGACTCTGGTCTTCGTGGCCGTGGTGGTGGTGGTTTTCCAACAGGAATGAAATGGCGATTTGCCCGTGCAAGCCAATCAGCCGAAAAGTACATTATTTGTAACGCAGACGAGGGCGACCCCGGAGCATTTATGGACCGTTCATTGCTCGAAGGCGACCCGCACGCAGTTATTGAGGGGATGATAATTGGCGCATACGCCATTGGCGCAACCGATGGTGTTATTTACTGCCGTGCCGAGTATCCTCTGGCTATCAAACGTCTAAACATAGCGCTTGCACAAGCACACGAACGTGGCTATTTGGGAAATAACATCCAAGGAATTGAAGGATTCAACCTCGATATTCATATTAAGGAAGGCGCTGGCGCCTTTGTTTGCGGAGAGGAAACTGCGCTAATGGCATCGATAGAGGGAAAGCGCGGAATGCCTACAAAACGTCCACCGTTCCCAGCCGAATCGGGACTATGGCGTAAGCCATCGAACATCAACAACGTTGAAACATTTGCCAACGTATCGTACATTGTAAGTCACGGTGCTGGCTCATTCAACAAGTACGGAACCGAAAAAAGTAAAGGAACCAAGGTTTTTGCGCTAACAGGCAAAATTAAGCACGGAGGTCTTGTGGAAGTTCCAATGGGAATGAGCCTTCGCGATATTATCTTTAAACTTGGCGGCGGAATTCAAAACGATAAAAAGTTTAAAGCGGTTCAAATGGGTGGCCCATCGGGTGGCTGTATTCCCGAGCATCTAATAGATATCCTAGTCGATTACGACCAAGTTAACGCCACTGGCGCAATTATGGGCTCGGGAGGGATGGTTGTAATGGACGAAACAACCTGTATGGTTGACGTTGCCCGTTTCTTCCTCGATTTCACACAAAAGGAATCGTGCGGAAAATGCACATTCTGCCGTATTGGAACTAAGCGAATGCTTGAGATTCTTTCCAGAATTACTGTAGGCGAAGGCCAAGAGGGCGATATCGAGAAACTTGAAGAACTTGCTCTGCAAGTTCGGGATAGTTCTCTATGCGGACTTGGCCAAACCGCGCCAAACCCAGTGCTCACCACAATTAAGTATTTCCGTCACGAGTATGAGGCTCACATCCGCGACAAAAAGTGTCCTGCACATAGTTGCAAGAAACTTCTCACCTACGAGATTGTTGCCGATAAGTGTACTGGATGTACAGTTTGTGCAGTGAAATGCCCTGTTAAGGCAATTGACGGGGAACGCAAAAAGGTTCATCATATAAACCAGGATATCTGCATTAAGTGCGGCGATTGTTACTCAACTTGCCGTTTTGATGCGATTACCAAAAGTTAG
- the fdhF gene encoding formate dehydrogenase subunit alpha, producing MSEQVNIVLNGINSTAQKGEYILDVARRHGIDIPTLCHDPRLEPYSSCYVCVVEIEGQRNLQPSCSTRVAEGMKINTDNSRVHKARKTALDLIMSNHYADCAAPCRERCPAGVDVQGYISLIEKGLYSEAIGLIKQTNPLPAICGRVCVRPCESTCRRNNMDEGTGVGIDYLKRFAADRDLESTHHYKPTIAPSTGKKVAIIGAGPGGLSAAYFLQQKGHQCDIFEAQAHAGGWLRYGIPEYRLPNDLLDKEVSIITELGVNIFYNQKFGENLNYKKISEEYDAMILTIGSQRGALLGADGEDADGVFSGIDFLRNMEVTGQRYDFKGKRIAVVGGGNTAMDCCRTSIRCGSTDVKVIYRRTEAEMPANPIEIHESKLEGVEYQFLTAPVRVNKDANGKVKSMTLIKMGLGEPDASGRRRPVPIEGSEYDMEFDYILAAIGQKTDINFLEDVNKHAKNGELKANKWGDIDANKTTLQTGIPSVFAAGDGVSGPATIIEAVAQAKLASHSCHLYLTGQDVAAPKKEFLSKKDNFHQLSKDEFVNRYQHQIREEMPVLEADVRKNFNEVELGYTHEQAHHEVGRCLECGCTEYFDCQLKQHADTYQADQMRFMGEHKEFNVNFSHPYIEIDNNKCILCSRCVRICKDVVGANALTLVKRGFETYVAPALGENLANTTCESCGMCISACPTGAITENVPFKPGPVKTETFETICGFCSVGCTLTFHHRGGYIMKVTGANGMVNADGNLCMYGKFGYRKFNSTNRLTKPLKKVNDKFVEISFDEAYQMIVDQIKKIKPEQNAFFAGASLTNEEQYLVQKFARAAAKTNNVGSFHYMNGDSAFAIDSLANFNFDSIKNTNHIYLLASQINRNNPVLGYMLNAAKKPITVISTKESNLADRANEFIQIQSYYHFVKAVNHYLLTHDKQNMIFIGDHCDNFGKYDSELLLANFADLCKTAGISQTEVERFANEFNNDFGALLVFAENEVSNATAQEIFNLMLITGKLGKTNGGLIALKQKNNSHGLMDMGVRPETGIGMQSITNPELLSQLKTKWKVDAIPTSTLNIEQVFNNGDFRNIFIFGEDPVGTAIHKHNIKENLKKSEFIVVQDSFMSETAEIANLVLPASFWFETGGSFTNSNHMVQQFREGLKPKVEHTTINQLLALLKQFSINSCKDIYDVQTEILSLLPQTNHTHKHTFTGTNSDLGHMQFVSGCNHIMMQFDREFETKLEHSKTNQYERV from the coding sequence ATGAGCGAACAGGTAAATATAGTTCTAAACGGAATTAACTCAACAGCCCAAAAAGGCGAGTATATACTTGATGTTGCCCGCAGACACGGAATAGACATTCCAACCCTTTGTCACGACCCAAGGTTAGAGCCATACTCATCATGCTATGTTTGCGTGGTGGAAATTGAGGGTCAGCGCAACCTGCAACCATCCTGCTCGACCCGAGTTGCTGAGGGAATGAAAATCAACACCGACAATAGCCGTGTACACAAGGCTCGCAAAACTGCGCTGGACTTGATAATGAGCAACCACTACGCCGATTGTGCGGCACCTTGTCGCGAGCGTTGCCCTGCTGGGGTTGATGTTCAGGGCTATATCTCGCTAATTGAAAAAGGACTTTATAGCGAAGCAATTGGACTGATAAAACAAACCAATCCGCTACCTGCAATTTGTGGTAGGGTTTGCGTTCGTCCTTGCGAGTCAACCTGTCGCCGAAACAATATGGACGAGGGAACTGGAGTTGGCATCGACTACCTAAAACGTTTCGCCGCCGACCGCGATTTGGAATCAACCCATCACTATAAACCCACCATTGCACCATCAACAGGTAAAAAGGTGGCAATTATTGGTGCTGGTCCTGGTGGACTTTCTGCGGCTTACTTCCTTCAACAGAAAGGTCATCAGTGCGATATTTTTGAGGCACAAGCGCACGCTGGGGGTTGGTTACGCTACGGAATTCCAGAGTATCGCCTACCAAATGATTTGCTCGATAAAGAAGTATCAATAATCACCGAACTTGGTGTAAACATATTCTACAACCAGAAATTTGGCGAAAACCTAAACTACAAGAAGATTAGCGAGGAGTATGATGCTATGATTCTTACCATTGGCTCGCAGCGCGGAGCGCTTTTGGGTGCCGATGGCGAGGATGCCGATGGAGTTTTCTCGGGCATCGATTTCCTTCGGAATATGGAGGTTACAGGTCAACGATACGATTTCAAAGGCAAGCGCATTGCCGTAGTGGGTGGTGGAAATACCGCTATGGACTGCTGCCGCACATCAATCCGCTGCGGAAGTACTGATGTTAAGGTGATATACCGCCGTACTGAGGCCGAAATGCCTGCAAACCCTATCGAAATTCACGAATCGAAACTTGAGGGTGTTGAATACCAATTCCTAACTGCTCCGGTTAGAGTGAACAAGGATGCTAACGGCAAAGTAAAATCGATGACCCTAATCAAAATGGGATTGGGCGAACCCGATGCATCAGGTCGTAGAAGACCTGTACCAATTGAGGGCTCGGAGTACGATATGGAGTTCGACTACATACTTGCTGCAATTGGTCAGAAAACCGACATCAACTTCCTTGAGGATGTTAACAAACACGCAAAGAATGGCGAGCTAAAAGCCAACAAATGGGGCGATATTGACGCCAACAAGACAACCCTGCAAACTGGCATTCCATCAGTTTTCGCTGCTGGAGATGGTGTTTCTGGTCCTGCAACCATTATTGAAGCTGTTGCACAAGCAAAATTGGCATCGCACAGCTGCCATCTTTACTTAACTGGGCAAGATGTTGCGGCTCCTAAAAAGGAATTTCTGAGTAAAAAGGATAACTTCCATCAACTTAGCAAGGATGAATTTGTAAATAGATACCAGCATCAGATACGTGAGGAGATGCCAGTTCTGGAAGCCGATGTCCGCAAAAACTTCAACGAAGTAGAACTTGGCTACACCCACGAACAGGCGCACCACGAGGTTGGACGTTGCTTGGAGTGCGGCTGTACTGAGTATTTCGATTGTCAACTAAAGCAGCACGCCGACACATACCAAGCCGACCAAATGCGATTTATGGGCGAACATAAGGAGTTCAATGTGAATTTCTCGCATCCATACATCGAAATTGATAACAACAAGTGTATTCTTTGCTCGCGCTGCGTTAGAATTTGCAAGGATGTGGTTGGAGCAAATGCACTAACGCTTGTAAAGCGTGGTTTCGAAACCTATGTTGCACCTGCATTGGGCGAAAATTTGGCTAACACAACCTGCGAATCGTGCGGAATGTGTATCTCGGCTTGTCCAACAGGCGCTATCACCGAGAATGTTCCATTCAAACCAGGCCCTGTAAAAACCGAAACATTCGAAACCATCTGCGGATTCTGCTCTGTGGGATGCACACTAACTTTCCACCACCGTGGAGGTTACATAATGAAGGTGACTGGAGCGAACGGAATGGTTAATGCCGATGGAAACCTCTGTATGTATGGCAAGTTCGGCTATCGCAAGTTCAACAGCACAAACAGACTCACCAAACCATTGAAAAAGGTCAACGATAAATTTGTAGAAATCAGCTTCGACGAGGCCTACCAGATGATTGTTGATCAAATTAAGAAGATTAAACCAGAGCAAAACGCATTCTTTGCAGGAGCATCGCTCACCAACGAGGAGCAATACCTTGTTCAGAAGTTTGCACGTGCCGCTGCAAAAACCAACAATGTTGGAAGCTTCCACTATATGAACGGAGATAGCGCCTTTGCAATTGACTCTTTGGCAAATTTCAACTTCGATTCTATAAAAAACACAAATCACATCTACCTACTTGCAAGCCAAATAAACAGGAACAATCCAGTGTTGGGATATATGCTCAATGCTGCAAAAAAGCCAATCACAGTAATTTCAACAAAAGAGAGCAACCTTGCCGATAGGGCAAATGAGTTTATACAAATCCAATCCTACTACCACTTTGTAAAGGCTGTAAACCATTACTTGCTTACTCACGACAAGCAAAATATGATTTTCATTGGCGACCACTGTGATAATTTTGGGAAATACGACTCAGAATTGCTACTTGCCAATTTTGCCGATTTATGCAAAACCGCAGGCATTAGCCAAACCGAGGTTGAGCGCTTTGCCAATGAATTCAACAACGATTTTGGTGCATTGCTAGTATTTGCCGAAAACGAAGTTTCCAATGCCACGGCGCAGGAGATTTTCAACCTAATGCTTATTACCGGTAAACTAGGGAAAACAAATGGTGGCCTAATTGCTCTTAAGCAGAAGAATAACTCTCACGGATTAATGGATATGGGCGTTAGACCCGAAACAGGTATTGGAATGCAAAGCATAACTAATCCTGAATTGTTATCGCAATTAAAAACCAAGTGGAAGGTTGATGCAATTCCAACCAGCACATTGAACATTGAGCAAGTTTTCAACAATGGCGACTTCAGAAACATCTTTATTTTCGGGGAAGACCCCGTTGGCACAGCCATCCATAAGCACAACATAAAGGAAAATTTGAAAAAATCAGAATTTATAGTTGTTCAGGATAGTTTTATGAGCGAAACTGCAGAAATAGCTAACCTTGTTCTGCCTGCAAGTTTCTGGTTCGAAACTGGTGGCTCGTTCACAAACAGCAACCATATGGTTCAACAGTTCCGCGAGGGCTTAAAACCAAAGGTTGAACACACAACTATAAACCAACTACTTGCACTGCTAAAACAATTCAGCATTAACAGCTGCAAGGACATTTACGATGTTCAAACCGAAATTTTATCGTTGCTACCTCAAACCAACCATACCCACAAACACACATTTACTGGAACAAACTCCGACCTTGGTCATATGCAATTTGTAAGTGGCTGCAACCACATTATGATGCAATTTGACAGGGAGTTCGAAACCAAACTAGAACATTCTAAAACTAATCAATATGAACGAGTTTAA
- a CDS encoding molybdenum ABC transporter permease produces the protein MIISTPVKSLIDTAAEQEVIESIWLTIWVSMAATVVFAILAIPLAYLLARYEFPFKRLVLGIIDLPIVVPHSAAGIAILGFIARDSFMGKTSSAVGLELIGAPAGIALAMAFVSIPFLINAAREGFALVPERLEKAALNLGASPATVFFTISLPLAWRSIVSGLVMMFARGMSEFGAVVIIAYHPMIAPVLIFERFGAFGLKYARPAAVLFIGVSLIVFVIIRLLSRKNKPNA, from the coding sequence ATGATTATCTCAACTCCTGTAAAGAGTCTGATTGATACAGCAGCAGAGCAGGAGGTGATTGAAAGTATTTGGCTTACAATTTGGGTATCGATGGCGGCTACGGTTGTTTTTGCAATTTTGGCAATTCCATTGGCCTACTTGCTTGCTCGCTACGAATTTCCCTTCAAAAGACTTGTGCTTGGAATTATCGATTTGCCGATAGTTGTACCCCATTCTGCCGCGGGTATTGCAATTCTTGGTTTTATTGCCCGCGATAGTTTTATGGGAAAAACATCCTCCGCGGTAGGGTTGGAGCTGATTGGAGCTCCTGCTGGCATTGCTTTGGCTATGGCTTTTGTGAGTATTCCATTCCTTATAAATGCTGCACGTGAGGGTTTTGCTCTTGTTCCTGAACGTTTGGAGAAAGCTGCGCTTAATTTGGGAGCATCGCCAGCAACGGTATTTTTCACTATATCGCTTCCGTTGGCTTGGCGTAGCATTGTTTCGGGTTTGGTGATGATGTTTGCCCGTGGAATGAGCGAGTTTGGTGCAGTTGTTATTATCGCTTATCACCCTATGATTGCTCCTGTTCTGATATTTGAAAGGTTTGGAGCCTTTGGTTTAAAATATGCGCGTCCAGCGGCCGTGCTATTTATTGGTGTTAGCCTTATTGTATTTGTAATTATTCGTTTATTATCCAGAAAAAATAAACCCAATGCTTAA
- a CDS encoding tungstate ABC transporter substrate-binding protein WtpA, which produces MKAAVDSFTKVNPKVKIYLEAAGSVECARRISELGKPCDLFASADYKVIDKLLIPNFASWNIPFAGNEMALVYHDKSRYANEINANNWLDILLKDDVAYGRSDPNSDPCGYRTLMTLKLSEIYYQNEGIAAKVLQKDNKFIRPKEVDLIALLETGAIDYIFLYKSVAVQHSLRCLSLPLEVNLSSPSYESIYSKVDVEVMGKTPNSTVKMIGEPMVYGLTIPKSSKNPDFAIEFAKFFLSQNGGLAILKQMGQTPVVPSSTASFDSIPEPLKVFALK; this is translated from the coding sequence ATGAAGGCTGCTGTAGATAGTTTTACTAAAGTTAATCCAAAAGTAAAAATTTACCTTGAGGCTGCAGGTAGCGTGGAGTGTGCACGTAGAATATCAGAGTTGGGTAAGCCCTGCGATTTATTTGCTTCAGCAGATTATAAGGTGATTGATAAGTTGCTGATTCCTAATTTTGCATCGTGGAATATTCCCTTTGCAGGGAATGAAATGGCTCTAGTCTATCACGATAAATCGCGTTATGCCAATGAAATAAACGCCAACAACTGGCTCGATATACTTTTGAAGGATGACGTTGCCTATGGCCGTAGCGACCCCAATTCCGACCCCTGTGGTTATAGAACCTTAATGACACTTAAGTTATCCGAAATTTATTATCAAAATGAAGGTATTGCGGCTAAGGTTTTGCAAAAAGACAACAAGTTTATTCGCCCTAAAGAGGTTGATTTAATTGCTTTGCTGGAAACTGGTGCAATCGATTATATTTTCCTTTATAAATCGGTGGCAGTTCAGCATAGTTTACGTTGTCTAAGTTTGCCTTTAGAGGTGAATCTGTCGTCTCCATCATATGAGTCAATTTACTCAAAGGTTGATGTTGAGGTTATGGGTAAGACACCAAATTCAACAGTAAAAATGATTGGAGAGCCAATGGTGTATGGATTAACAATTCCAAAAAGCAGTAAAAATCCCGATTTTGCCATTGAGTTCGCCAAGTTCTTCCTTAGCCAGAATGGAGGATTGGCAATACTAAAGCAGATGGGACAAACTCCTGTAGTACCAAGTTCAACAGCAAGTTTTGATAGCATTCCAGAACCGCTTAAGGTGTTTGCGTTAAAATAG
- a CDS encoding NADH dehydrogenase subunit E produces MRIQRISNNVDTVEIDGEVDLSLIMPLINKYRGKKGSLIPLLQGVQTVYGYIPKSAFELLAKETELTLSDMYGVATFYAQFRLKPVGKKIVKVCHGTACHVQGADAISTAIKDALGVEDGGTTPDRLFTLETVACLGCCSLAPVMMIGEETFGKLTGGSAVKIIKEIRIRESQVKSES; encoded by the coding sequence ATGCGCATACAGAGAATTAGCAACAATGTAGATACTGTTGAAATTGACGGCGAAGTTGACCTATCGCTAATAATGCCGTTAATCAACAAGTACCGTGGCAAAAAAGGTAGTCTTATACCATTACTTCAGGGAGTTCAAACCGTTTATGGGTATATACCTAAAAGCGCCTTTGAACTTTTAGCAAAGGAAACAGAACTAACCCTAAGCGATATGTATGGCGTAGCCACATTCTACGCACAATTCAGGTTAAAACCAGTTGGCAAAAAAATAGTGAAGGTTTGTCACGGAACAGCCTGCCACGTTCAAGGTGCCGATGCAATATCCACCGCAATAAAGGATGCATTGGGCGTTGAAGATGGAGGCACAACCCCCGACAGACTTTTCACGCTGGAAACAGTAGCCTGTTTAGGCTGTTGCTCTCTTGCCCCAGTTATGATGATTGGAGAGGAGACCTTCGGCAAACTTACAGGAGGTTCTGCCGTGAAAATAATCAAGGAAATCCGAATTAGGGAAAGCCAAGTAAAAAGTGAGTCGTAA
- a CDS encoding ABC transporter ATPase, which translates to MLKVEGLSKNLGAFALKDVSFTVNEGDYFMLLGPSGAGKSVILETIAGLVRPESGFIYLNNEDITQKPITNRGVGLVFQDYAAFPHMSVYSNIAYPLRRKGVKGRALHRRVIELAEKLSINHLLDRNPQTLSGGELQRMVLARTLALEPKVLLLDEPLSSLDVQLRAGLRSALRTINREGTTIIHVTHDYEEAISLANRVAVVNNGVIEQCDTAEEIFQNPKSEFVAKFTGIRNFYPARIVETTEHELRIIQMSTGHRIGGYTDEPSGDGFVCFPESAVSVSRTSPNQSALNVFQGKVVDIFPQRFGYEVTVDVGFKVMALVTWESVNRLKLQHGSDVWVSFKANSLRFIPRV; encoded by the coding sequence ATGCTTAAGGTAGAAGGACTATCGAAGAATTTGGGAGCGTTTGCCCTGAAGGATGTTTCGTTCACAGTGAACGAGGGCGACTACTTTATGCTTTTAGGGCCATCGGGTGCTGGAAAATCGGTTATTCTCGAAACCATTGCTGGTTTGGTAAGGCCCGAATCTGGATTTATTTACCTCAATAACGAGGATATCACCCAAAAACCTATTACAAACCGTGGTGTTGGTTTGGTATTTCAGGATTATGCGGCTTTTCCGCATATGTCGGTTTATAGCAATATTGCTTACCCATTGCGAAGAAAGGGTGTAAAGGGTAGGGCATTGCACCGCAGGGTTATTGAACTGGCGGAGAAACTATCCATAAATCATCTGCTCGATAGAAATCCACAAACCCTTTCGGGCGGTGAACTACAGCGTATGGTGTTGGCTCGTACATTGGCTCTTGAGCCAAAGGTTTTGCTGCTCGATGAGCCTTTATCATCGCTCGATGTTCAGCTGAGGGCTGGTTTGCGTTCTGCTCTAAGAACAATAAATAGGGAGGGTACAACCATAATACACGTTACCCACGATTACGAGGAGGCCATATCGCTAGCCAATAGGGTTGCTGTGGTGAATAACGGAGTAATTGAGCAGTGCGATACCGCCGAGGAGATATTCCAGAATCCAAAATCGGAATTTGTCGCTAAGTTCACTGGTATACGGAATTTTTATCCTGCAAGGATTGTTGAAACAACTGAACACGAACTCAGAATTATTCAGATGAGCACCGGTCATAGAATTGGTGGCTATACCGATGAACCAAGCGGAGATGGCTTTGTGTGTTTTCCTGAAAGTGCTGTGAGCGTTTCCCGAACAAGCCCCAATCAGAGCGCATTAAATGTTTTCCAAGGAAAAGTTGTTGATATATTCCCGCAACGATTTGGTTATGAGGTTACTGTTGATGTTGGTTTTAAAGTGATGGCGCTAGTAACTTGGGAATCAGTAAATAGATTGAAACTTCAGCACGGCTCCGATGTTTGGGTATCGTTCAAAGCAAACTCGTTAAGGTTTATACCTAGGGTATAA